The bacterium genome includes the window CAGCCATCAACCTCGGCGCCAGACAAACTGGTTCCAACGCCGCGTTGCCCATCACTGTGCCCATCATCAAAAACAGCCTGGACACACTGAACCTGCCGGTAGTGGATTTTGTCCGTCCCGCCGGTGTGGTGAACGTTTCCATCTGCAATGAGTCCAAAATGCTGGCCGGCAAATACTGCCCTGAGGTAGTCAGCGAAATATTCGACACACGGTACCTTCCGCAGGAAGAGTGCCCCCTCCACAAAAATCCCAGATCCATGATCCGCGATTATCGGGACAGAGGGGGCAAAAAGAAGATAAAATACTGATCAGCCAAACCGGGCCGCCGTTGTGCAGTTCCCCGGCGCCACCGCTCGCGTCCCTTCCGCCGCTGCGCAGGGCGCGGCGAGCCTCCTGATCTCCAACCGACGCGTTTTCTCCGCCAAATTCCTTCTTGAAAATCCCAAATATTTTCCGTACTTTAACCTTTCATTATTGCATCAACTGAGGTTATAGTATGGAAAAAGCCGACAATATAAACCTGAAAATCGGATTGGCGGAAATGCTCAAGGGCGGCGTTATTATGGACGTCACCACCCCGGAACAGGCCAAGATCGCAGAGGACGCCGGCGCCGTGGCGGTGATGGCCCTGGAACGGATCCCGGCGGACATCCGCAGCCATGGCGGCGTCGCCCGTATGTCCGACCCGACCGTTATCAAGGCCATTCAAAAAGCCGTTTCTATTCCGGTGATGGCCAAATGCCGCATCGGCCATTTCGCCGAGGCTCAGGTGCTGGAAGCCCTTGGTGTGGATTTTATTGATGAGAGCGAAGTGCTCACCCCGGCGGATGAGGACTATCATATCGATAAATGGAAATTCAAAGTGCCTTTTGTCTGCGGCTGCCGTGAACTGGGTGAAGCCCTGCGCCGCATCAGCGAGGGCGCTGCTATGATCCGCACCAAAGGCGAAGCCGGCACCGGCAACATCGTGGAAGCGGTGCGGCATATGCGCAGCGTCATCAACGGCATTCGGCGCATTCAATCCCTGGGCGATGAAGAGCTGGTCACAGAAGGTAAAAGACTGGGCGCACCGGTGGAGTTGATCCGCGAGGTGAAAAAACTCGGCAAACTGCCTGTGCCTAATTTTTCCGCCGGCGGCGTGGCCACTCCGGCGGACGCTTCGCTCATGAGACAGCTGGGCGCGGAAAGCGTATTCGTCGGCAGCGGCATTTTCAAATCCAGCGCACCGGAGAAAATGGCCAAAGCCATCGTTTCCGCCGTAACCCATTTTGACGACCCGGATCTCATCGCCAAGGTTTCCGAAGGCTTGGGAGAAGCCATGCCGGGGCTGGAGATCAACGCCATTCCCGATAACGAGCGCATGGCCGGCCGGGGCTGGTGATGCGCGTCGGAGTTCTGGCCGTCCAGGGCGATTATGCCAAACATGTGGACATCCTGAAACGGCTCGGTCACATTCCACACCTGGTCCGCATCGAGGCTGAGCTGAATCAGTGCGACGGACTGATCATCCCCGGCGGCGAATCCACCACGCTCACCATCGTCATGCAAAAACACGGACTATGGGAACCGCTGCGCCGTTTCGGTGAACGCCGGCCGATTTTCGGCACCTGCGCCGGTCTGATCATTCTCTCCAGCCGGACGCCGAATCATCCGTTCGCCCCGCTGGGGCTGATCGATCTCACCGTTGAACGCAACGCTTATGGCCGGCAAAAAGACTCTTTCATCGACGAGGTGGCGGTGACCTGGAAGGGACGCAACCATTTCATTCCCGGTTTCTTTATCCGCGCACCGAAAATTATTGAGATCGGAAAATCCGTATCTGTGCTCGGCCGGCATCACAACGACATCGTGCTGGTCGAAAACGAGCGCATTCTGGCTGCGACCTTTCACCCAGAGCTTACGGATGATCTGTCGGTGCACAAGTATTTCATTCGCAAACTCTCATCATCTCGGAGGGTCGCTGTTGTTGCTGGATTAACGCACTCGGCTCCCGGCTGACGGGCACGGACCAGCCCCGTTCAAGTCTTGACCGCCGTTTCGCCTAAAAAAAGACAACCTTCAAAAAGAATGCCGACGCATGTTTACCTACCAGCCAGCGGGCATCAAACTGGACCCCATCGATCTTTATCT containing:
- the pdxS gene encoding pyridoxal 5'-phosphate synthase lyase subunit PdxS, translating into MEKADNINLKIGLAEMLKGGVIMDVTTPEQAKIAEDAGAVAVMALERIPADIRSHGGVARMSDPTVIKAIQKAVSIPVMAKCRIGHFAEAQVLEALGVDFIDESEVLTPADEDYHIDKWKFKVPFVCGCRELGEALRRISEGAAMIRTKGEAGTGNIVEAVRHMRSVINGIRRIQSLGDEELVTEGKRLGAPVELIREVKKLGKLPVPNFSAGGVATPADASLMRQLGAESVFVGSGIFKSSAPEKMAKAIVSAVTHFDDPDLIAKVSEGLGEAMPGLEINAIPDNERMAGRGW
- the pdxT gene encoding pyridoxal 5'-phosphate synthase glutaminase subunit PdxT, with translation MRVGVLAVQGDYAKHVDILKRLGHIPHLVRIEAELNQCDGLIIPGGESTTLTIVMQKHGLWEPLRRFGERRPIFGTCAGLIILSSRTPNHPFAPLGLIDLTVERNAYGRQKDSFIDEVAVTWKGRNHFIPGFFIRAPKIIEIGKSVSVLGRHHNDIVLVENERILAATFHPELTDDLSVHKYFIRKLSSSRRVAVVAGLTHSAPG